Sequence from the Methanosarcina siciliae T4/M genome:
GACTCTGTTAGTCAACCTGCATCAGGGAGAAGCCTCCTACACTATGGTAGACATAGCTGCAGGTTCTATCTTTGTTCTTGTGATCACCATGATAATTTCCCTTTCCATCTGGCCCAGGATAATTGATAGGCTTGAAAGCAGAGAAAAAAAAAAGTAATGAACATCAATTAAGTTACCAATTGATTTATATAATAGCGAATTTACCTGCTGTCATGAACAACGGCAGTATCAGAGCAAATATTAAAGAAGGACTGAAAGTGGGAATTGTCTTAAAGCAGGACCAGAGAACCGGGAAAATCACCCGTGGTGTTGTAAAGAGAATTTTGACCAATTCTTCGACTCATCCGCATGGGATAAAAGTTCAATTAGCGAACGGGCAGGTTGGAAGGGTTAAGGAAATTTATTAAAAAGTTGTGATCCATTCCTTTCTAAACAACAGATGTTGATTTCATATTGATAAAAAGGCTATTCTAAGCAGGCGAAAAATGCACATCAAATAACCTTCCTTAGTCAAGATCCTGCTTATAGCTTCAGGACAAGCTTAGTAAATGGCAAGAGTACCTTCACGCATAAGCATAATAACGAAACAAAAGGGATTCAGTTTATACCCGATTTTCCTCGAAAAAAAGAAGAATTGTAATCTTTGAAAATCTACCCTCTCAGCCTGCGTTTGTTTTATGAAAATACGGCTCTAAAGAAGCTGTTATCCTCTATACGAGTCACAAAAGAACATTACAACTGTAATATCATACGTGCTGAAAGAATGTATGAGGCATTTAGTATTGCTTCTCCTACAAAAACTCCCAATAGGCACTTAAATATATTTACTCTTAAGGTAGATCCAACATAAATTATTAAGTCTGTTGGGACAAGAGGGAAAAAACTCCAGGCTACAATGATCGGAATCCCATGGTCTTTGAATCCATTTCTTATTTTTTTAACGTATTTTTCATATCTGATTTCAAAATATAAATCAAAGCCTATATACCTAGAAAAATAATATACAAGAGTAGATGAAACCATTATTCCTAGCATGTTCAATATAAAAAGCTCGACAGGGTTGAATATAATAATTCCTGCTAGTAGAAGAGGAGTAGAGGGAACCATGGTAAGCCCTCTAAAAGATAATAAAAGGAAATATATTATAAGAACAGCCAGGTAATGATCTTTAACTAAGTTTTTAAGGAAAAGTAGATTAATTTTATCCGGAAAAATGATGTACAACATCATTCCTCCTATAACCACGAGTATCCATATAAAAAAAATAGTTTTTTTTGTCTCGTATTAGGGTTATTTAATTCTATTTTCATTTTTCAGACCTCTATTTTGGACTTCTCTGACTGATAATACTGGCAGATTGGTCATCTTTAAGAAGTCTGCTATTGTTTTCAACGATTTGATTTTCTTTCCAGGTGATCGTAAAGATGCAGTCCTGGTTCTGAAAAATTCCATAAAACGTATGAATCGATCGGTCCTGAGGATGCAGAATATCGTAAACGACAAATGTGATATCAGAATCTTCAAGACCATAGTAATTCTCATAGAGTGAAATCAGGTCCTCTTGAGAAGTTAACGAAGTATTGTAGTCTGAAGCAAATTCCTCATTTGAATAGGTGCGTAAATTAAATATTTTTGAGTCGTTTATCTCACCTTGAAACATTAAGCTAGATGAGTTTAAACTAGATGAGTCATTTTGGGAAATGATTCCATAAAACGTAGAGATCGAGTTATTATTAGGATTTTTTAGTTTACTAAATGTAACAACCCGAATGTCAGAGTTTTTAGCCCCATAATGCGCTTTGAAAAGTGAAATAAAATTGTCCTGTGGAGTTAGCGATGTATTAAAATGTTTTGCTGCAAATTCTTCTTTTGAATAAACTTGATAATCAAAGTTATTAGATTCAGATCCGCTCCACTTAAACAATAAATGGGCATAGGTATTTAGAAAAATAGGAAAGGATACTATCAAAAGACCAGTTATAAAAACGAGTAAAGAAATAATTAAAAATGTGTAGGTAAATATTTTTAGGGCTTTTTTCATTTACTGATCTTCCAATTGATTGATATGGTTCCATACTCGTTGTCACCCATAATATGAAATAGAATTTATATTTTTCTATTTGTTCGGTTGAGTTGCAAAAAAATTATAAAATGGACTCAGTGAAATAAGCAGAAATTTAAAAGTCAGCATATCCAGTAAACCCCCCTTCTTAAAACACTATAAAAAAGTTATGCTCCATTTCTATATAAACATCATCTGCTGACGTTATTTTGATCAAAAAGCTATTCCAAGCAGGCGAAAAATGAAAAAAAAGATAATTGCAGAAGCAAACACGCCAATTGTAAAGTATAGTAAATTTTTTATTTTTCCGGGCAGATTTTCAGTGTTAAAATTATCTATTATGAATTCCAGGAGGGACGGGCCAGCAGGATACATCCTCACTTTGAAATGTTATTAAATAATTTAAGATTTTTGCTTTTAATATGACTTTTCGATTCCGGACCAGATTCTATCCCATCCTGCGTCATTTTCCTGATGGTTAGCAGCTTGAACAAGAAATAATGGATTCTGGTGTAATCAAAAAATGTTAAGGAAAGTGATAATCTCTTCCACTGCTTATTCAGGTAATCCTTTCTTTATTTTTGACATCACATTCTCATCGATACGAGAGCACATCAGAATTTGAACCCGAGTAGATTCCAGTTATTGAGCCACCAGACAAACGTCAGCAGAGCCAGGACCACCAGACTGTAATGAATTCTTTCGGGATAACTCCAGTAGCTATCTTTCCATGCAAGAGCTGCGAAGACGGCAGATCCCAGCGCCAGAATCGCAGCTATCAGGGCGATTGCTAACAGGAGTATCAGGAAGGTAGAGACAGAGTATATAAATTCTACATTTGCAGTTTTATCCCGGAAAAGGAATGTTAACCCTGTCAGGAACAGGAGGTTAATCATACTGGCTCCGCCTGCAAACAATCTGGCTGTGCTGGAAGGTTTTTTGGGCTTTGATGGGGAGCACTTGATGATCAGGCTTATCGGCCAGATTAGCGTCGATAAGAAAAGGAGAATGCAACTTCCCAGCAGGAAAAGGTTAATGCTGAGATCATCGTGCCAGGGAACTTTCTCATAGGTTGCTGTGGGATCCAGTTTTATGAAGAGATACTTTATATGACCCTGGCTATCTTTGCCAAAGACCAGGCCTTCCCGGGAAGGCAGACCATCGGCCGGGCTGAAGGTAAGCTGTTTTACTTCAACCCATTCTTTTGATCCCCCTGTAAGCTGGGAAATTATGAGGGTGCTGTTCGGACCCGGAGATATCCGTATCCTCTGGGAGATAGAGGTTAATTTTTCAAAGTTAGTGTAGGCGCTCCTTGTTGGGCGATAGTTGCCAGCGAAAAGACTTACATTCTTTTCAAAGCCGGGGATGGGTTCTGGAACCGGCGTAGGTGACATGGGATAGTAATGATCCAAAAAAGCCTGCAGTAGCTCATTGGCTGCCGATTCACCATCCTCTCCGTTCAAGGAGACAAAAAGGCCAAGTTGACTTTCCGGTATCAGCGCCAGCCGGGTGTGGAACAGGATAGTGTCGCCTCCATGCCCTATAACTCTCGGATTTTCCGGATTTATCTCCAGGAATCCATAAGTTACACCGTTAACCCCTGGAGCGTTCGTAAAGAGGCGGCTATGCATTTGCTGTGCTGTAGCCTCCTGCAGTATACGCTTATCGCCATACCTCCCGTTTTGAAGATGGGCAATCATGAATTTCGCCATATCCTCAGAGGTGGAACTCATAGAACCTGCCGGCCAGACCTGTACGTATTCAAATGGCTTGGCTGTGTAAGCATTATTCGAATAGACATATCCGTTGGACATATTCGAAGCCAGTATGGCTGGCAAGGGCTGGTCGAATGTCGTATTGTTCATATCCAGCGGAAGCAGGATATTCTCTTCCACATACCTATCAAAAGGCATTCCAGACACCTGCTCAACAATATATGCAGCCAGGGCAGAGCCGTAGTTCGAATAGGCGGTTAATTCTCCGGGAGGGCGCACTCGAGCAGGCATTCCCTTTTCCAGGTACTCCCCGAGCGGCATAATGTCAGTTGAGTTGTGCACAAAAAAGCGTCCACTGATAGCTAAATCTTCGAAACCCGATGTATGGGACATAAGGTTCTTGAGGGTAATAGGCCTGGAATAGGTAGCAGGGATCTGGAAGTCCTTGAGATAAGTGTTAACATCGGCATCGAGGTCCAGCTTTCCCTGCTCCGCAAGCTGCATCACTGCCGTCCATACGAAGAGTTTGCTGACAGAGCCCACACGGAAAAGAGTTTGATTTCCAACGACCGGCTGGCGTTTATCAATGTCTGCATAACCATAGCCTTTGGCAAAGATGATCTGTCCGTCCTTGACCACAGCTACGGTTGCTCCGGGAACAGGATCGGCCTTGAGATGTGAATTTACAGCCCCATCCATAAAGGCTTCAAGCTCAGTTGAATTTGTGGGATCGCTGGTGTTTGAGGCAACAGCAGAATTTAGAGGAGATGCAGATGCTGCACTGAAAGTCAGGAAAATAAGTATCAGACCAAGGGTAAAGATGTATGCGTTTCTTCCCGGTTGGATTGCTGAGTACCCTGGTGAATGAGTAAACGAACTTATGCTGTGGTTGTTATAATTCCAATGCCTCATCATCCTGCACCATTATTTTATAAGCCCAATTATCCTGCCGTAGTTTTTATTCCTTTCTTTTTCGGAGGTGAGGTCCGCAAGGTATGCATTGGCAACAGATACGTTTCCTCCTGTAACGCCATCAAGAGCTCTTGCAAAAAAGAGCGCGAATAGGAGAAGGGTAACCAAAAATACCCAGCAGGCCAGACCACCTGTCCAGAATGGGGGCTCCGATAAGCTGAAAAGCAGATCGGTGGAAGCAAGTGCGCCGTAGACAAGGGCGTTACCTCCGTATTTTGTCACAAGAAATACAAGAAAAGTAAGTATGATGCCAAATCTTAGGGTTCCGATGAATGTTATGGTATACAGAGGAAAAAGTGCCCTCCCGTCTACAGAGGAAGTTCCCGCATCCGATTCCATCACAGGATATTATGCTGGTTCTTTGCCTTATAATAATTCTCTTCCAGAATTTGGAGTATTTTTATACTGGTTCGCTTTGATTCTGATTCACTTTAAATCTGTTGCAACAGCAAAGCCGCAGTTTACTGGAGGGTTATTCTATAATTTTTGAAGCCTTCCGCAAGTCTCCTGCAAGTCTTCCGCAAGTTTTCTGTAAGTATTTTGTACTTTCCACGAATTATACCGGGTATAACTATCCTGCCATGCTCTTTAAGGTTTTTAACCATCAAATAGGGATTTATAAACTTTTAAGGAACTTAATTGATCTTAATTTCCAATAAGGCTATTATCACAGATTTAAATGTATAAAAAATGAGATTAAAGGGTTAATATCCCTTTAATTCTGAATATACCGACTTTATATTCAATAAAAGGACTAATATTTGCTTTTTCTTTGATGTAAATTTCGCAGATCTTTTATCAAGGAAAATAAAGTATTATCAAGTTTTAAAAGTATCAATTCTTCCTGGTAACAAAACTATTGCAAAAAGTATACTTATATTCTAATTTTACAATATGAAGTACTATCCCAAATTGTTTTTCAGACAAAGTGAAAGGCTTTGAAAACAATCTCCAGGGATTCAAAGATCTTTAAACAGAAGGAAATAAAGGTCTTTAAAAAATCGAAGGAATAAAGGTCTCAAAAAACAGAAGGAAATAATCTCCAAAAAGTATGTACTCCAAGAACATTGAGAGAAACCTGAATGTTAAGGGCATATCATCCTGAAACGGTAGCGTCTGTTGTACCCATATTGATGTCAACGATCCGATCCTTCCGGAAACTCTCAACAGAAGCTGCCGAGTTATCCCACAAAAAATCGTATCTGGACAGGTTGTCACGGGGACGCTGTGGGATAAGGCCCTAGATTAAACGTACTGAGGCGGTGTCAAGGTACGTGTTAACGGGTTAACCCTTAACAATAAGCATTTTTCAGGCAACACCTGTAGGGCGGATTCAGGTGTTGCCTGAAATATCTTTATTCTTTACGATTCCAAATTAATAATCTACCCCCAAACCCCTTTTTTATTTTTTTCACCCTTTTTCTTATATTATCTCCCTCGTTTTGTTTTCTATATCGCCTCATTATCTTATTTTTTCTATTCGTGCCTTTCAGAATCCTCAAAATGGAATTTTAGTTTCTCCTTTTCACGCACAGTTGAAATCGGCCCTCCGTCCACAGGAATAAATAGGTATAATTATTTGGAGGTGGATATCTTAAAGTGTTTTATTGATTTCGAAACCTTCTTTATCCTATACCTTTATTGGTTCACTATGCCAAAATCATACTGGGAAACCGTTCCCTTAAAGAAAATACCCTCAAGCCTTGAGCTTTACCCCGTAGTTTACAGGTATCTTCAGGAAGGCTATAAAATCCTCGATATCGGATGCGGTTTTGGAAAAATCAGCTTTGAACTTGCTTCCAAAGGATATGCTGTAACAGGGATAGATATAAACTCCGAAGCTATCAGGTTTTCAAATATAGCTGCAACCAGCCTGGAACATGATCAGAAGAAAGAAGGAAGGGCTGACTTTAAGGTTGGGAATGCTTCTAACCTTCCTTTCCACGACTCAAGTTTCGATTTTGCAGTCATGCAGGCTTTTTTGACCACTGTCCCGGACCCAAGGGCAAGAAAAAGGATAATTCAGGAGGCTTTCCGAGTCCTCAAACCCGGAGCTTTCCTTTACTTTGTGGAATTTGCCCAGAACTGGCACCTCAAGCCTTACAGAAAGCGCTACCTTCAGGATTTTCCGGTTACAAAAGAAGAAGGTTCTTTCCTTGCTCTTAACCCTGACACAGGAGACGTTGAATTTATTGCGCACCATTTTTCCGAAAAAGAACTTGTTTTCCTGCTGGTAGACTGTGGGTTTGAGATTGACTATTTCAGAGTTGAAAAACTCAAAACCATGGTCGGCAACGTAGTTAATGGGTTTGTAGTTGTGGCTAAAAAGCTTTGAACTCGGGCTTCCGTATACTTTCCTTCGGTTACAAAACCTGATTTTTGCTTGCACAATCCCCTTTTGAAAAGTGTTTGGGTATTCAAGTATATTGGTGTTATAGCTATTGGTATTCTGCCCTTTATGTGACTCTATCGCTCAGGTGAAGCCCGATAACTCCTGCAATTACAACGATAAGAGAAATCATTTTGAGGGCTGTGGCAGGTTCCCTGAACCATAAAATCCCTACAATGGTGATAAGAGCAGTCCCGAAGCCAGCCCATATTGCGTATGCAATGCTTACATCTATTCCTTTAAGGGCAAGCGTGAAGAGAGAGAAACTGATCGCATAGAACACGAAAATCAAAACAGAAGGGAGCAGTTTTGTAAAACCCTCGGATAGTTTCATGCAGGTAGTCCCACATACTTCAAATGCTATTGCCAGTAACAGCAAGTAATAGTAGTTCATCAACGAATTATTTTACTTCCATTTATTAATCAGTTCCCTGGTTCTTTATACATAGTATTTATTTTAGGAAGTATACTGGAATATAAAAATATACCGGATCTCGAGCATGAATCATAAAATTAAGGTATAAATTATAGGTCATGGAAGGTTTTTCTCAGAATTCTTCTCTCTTAAGATATATTTATATATTATAATGTCTTGGGTCCAGAAATCGGGGTGGCAGGGATGACGGCAGCTGTGGAGGTTTCAGAGGCAGTAGCAGCGGTCCCAGAGAAATGTACCCAGCAGTTTGTTCTGACTGCGGTGTAGAAACCCAGGTTCCATTCAAACTTTATATAAGAAACCTGCTGATGGTCGGGTTTCCAACTTAACTCATTTATTTTCGGGTCAAATTTTTAATTTAACTTCTGTCTTAAAGGGACATGGCTCCCTGTTTTCTTAATTCTGCAGATTAATTTTATATATCATAAAAAGGTTGTAGAATTAGTAAAAATAATGAGAAATATAATCTGTTATTGAAAACTCCATTTTTGGTTTAAATAATAAATTATATCCAATCATATTTTTATGAATATGTGTACTGCTGAAAGCGGAGGTGAAACAAAAATGGGTTTTAATGACAGAGGAAACTACAGAGGAAGAGACAGTGGCCGTGGTGGCAGGGATGGTAACCGCGGAGGTTTTAGAGGCGGCAACAGCGGCCCCAGGGAAATGCACAAGGTTGTCTGTTCTGACTGCGGCGTTGAAACTGAAGTCCCCTTCAAGCCAACTGAAGGAAGACCGGTTTACTGCAGGGACTGCCTTCCAAACCACAGAAAGTTCTAAATTTAAATTTCTCAATACAAGGTGTTGTCCTGTAAGCTCTTACAGCAACACCGATCCACTTTTTAATCTATGTTTTTTGCCTTATACTCAGGTGAAGGACATCGGAATCCTCAATCATTGTGAATTTATTTATTGAGCGTTGTATCACTTTAAATTGTCACTCAGGCGTCAATCAAAGATTATATATCAGTTGAAATTTATTAATATTTATAATGTGGATAGTTTTTAAACCTATTTTATTCAGGGGGATCATGGATCGGGTCGGCGGGATCTCTAAGAAGTAGTTTCTGAGGCTTCAGATTTATGTTAAATTTAGGCCTTTTATGTTTTGTATAGGTTTTTAACTTCCTATCCATTTATGAACCATCAAACCAAAAGTCTATCGGGGATCGATAATTGTATAAGGGTTCAATCCATCCAGAATGTATAGAAGAAATTAAGATCGATAATAAAAACCGGAATATAATTCCGGGATTCAAAATCAAAACTTTATAACCAAAAACGGATCAAAAATTCGGAATCGAATAATCAATCAAAAATCCAAAAGCAAAATAAACAAACGAGGAATCAACCTGGCTAATTATAGAAGCAATATGAGAAAGAGAAGGGAAGGGTCAGCTGCACCCAGTACTCAGGAAGTAACAAGGGTACGCACTCCACGCAGGGAGAACCATGAAGTACTGGCAACCGTAGGAAGCCTTTTAGGCTCAAAGAGGGTCAATTTACAGTGTATGGACGGTGTTGTCCGAATGGGGAGAATCCCCGGATCCAAGAACAAGAAGATGTGGATTCGTGAAGGAGATGTTGTAATTGTCACTCCATGGGAAATCCAAGATACCAAGGCCGATGTTATCTGGAAATATACAAGACCTCAGATTGAGTGGCTCGAGCGAAAAGGCTACCTTAAGTAACTGACTAAATTATTGTGCTATTTGACTAACAAAAAAATAACTGCCTTGATATTAGTTGGTTTTAACCAGCGAAACGGTTAAACCTCTCATTCTTCTTTTCATTTTCTGTTTCTATCTTTTACAATTTTACTGATATGCGATTGTACCTGCTTGCAGGATTTGCTGTTTCACGTATTACACCCGGCTTAAGATGAATTATGCTCCCTTACAGATAGTGCCACTGCCTACTATAGGGAGGTTTTTTCTACCGGTTCTACTTAAAACCAGGATAGTTCGTTGAAAAAACATTAAATCCGGGAGAGATTGCGTGAAATAATTCGGATATTTGCGTGAAATAATTTGGATATAAATGTGTCCCCATCCTTAATATGGGCTTTCTGGCACTACCTGAAAAGATAAATTGAGTAATTAAAAGTCAGGTTCTGTTATTCTTTGAAATGTGGGGATTGAAATGTCTGCGGATTTAAATATCAATCGTTTGATTGCAGTAAAGGAATCTGGAAGACTTGGATTAGAGGCGGGAGGCTTCAGATATAAAATATTTTTATGATTGTTTTTAATTTTTATGAGTAAAATTTATATAATTTGACTGTATAGTAGAACCATTAAAAATAAAGAGACGTATAATCTGTTATTAAAAACTAATTTCTGTTTTTAATCAAAGAGCTCTATACAATCTTATTTTTAAGCAATGACTATCCGTTGTAAGCGGAGGTGAAAAGAAAATGGCTTTTAATGACAGAAATTCCTTCCGGGGAAGAGACAACAACCGGGGAGGTTTCGGAGGCCCGAGGGAAATGCACAATGCAATATGTTCCGACTGTGGCGCTGAAACTCAGGTTCCTTTCAAACCTGATCCCGACAGACCGGTCTACTGCAGGGACTGCCTTCCTAACCACAGGAAGCCCAGAGAGAACCGCTACTAAATCCGAACCTCATTTCGGAATTCTTACTTTTATAGAGTGTGTCCGTCCTGCCTGTTTGTGAAGGCAGGCGGATCGATTCTTTTTCCAGTACGAATCTTTTAAGGTTTTCAATCGTTATTTTAAGTATAATGTTTGAGTCGGAAGAGTTTTTTTCTTCTTTCACATGTACAAATTTTATTTTCTATGGCTTTATCTTTTATAGAAACCTTTATATAATTTGAATGTCTTGTTAGAGCTGAAAATAAAGATACGTATAATCTGCTATTAAAAACTCATTTTTGTTTTTAATCAAAAAGCTCTATACAATCTTATATTTAAACTGATGAATCTCCGCTGAAAGCGGAGACGAAATAAATCGCAGAGAATGCTTCCCTAAACACAGGTAATTATATATAAGCTGGATTGAGTATTTTTTGCAGTTCAATTTGCATAATACTCAATTCATTTTTCACTTTTTGTTTTTCATCCTTTGCTTTTGTTTCATTCTTCTGCAAGCTTACCCTGAATCAAGCATCTAACATTCAGTTAGAATGGTTGTATTCGATTTGAATGGTATTAGGGATTTTCTTTTACAGGTAATTCCGAGAGGAAGATGCAGGGGGTTGACAGCACGTCGTCCAGGGTAATACTGCAGTGCGAAAGCTGATGGTGAAACTGGATAAAGTGAGAAGACTAAATAGGCTCGATAAGCCATCAAAAAAATTATAGAAACGAAACATAGGAGGAATTAATCTGGCTAATTATAGAAGTATTATTCGAAAAAGACAATCAGGATCAAATAAGTCCGTAAGCCCGGGAAATAATCAGGAAGTAACAAGAGTCAGAACACCCCGTAAGGACAAAAATGAAGTCCTGGCAACGGTAGCAAGTTTACTTGGCTCAAAAAGAGTTACATTGCAGTGCATGGACGGGGTTGTTCGAATGGGCAGAATTCCCGGTTCCAAAAAAAAGAAAATGTGGGTCCGTGAAGGCGATGTTGTGATCGTAAACCCCTGGGAAATTCAGGATTCAAAAGCCGATGTCATATGGAAGTATACAAAACCCCAGGTAGACTGGCTTGAAAGAAAAGGTTACCTTAATTAAGGTTACCTCAAAAACCTTTTATTCATTTACTTTATCCGAACTTTTGCTTTTGTTTCTTCAATTGTTTTACTTTGCATTTTTCTCCACTTTTCAGAATTTGCACACAAGGTTTCCTAGTTCTATTGAAAAGGTCTCATAGTTTACGGAATAATCAATGGGGCATTCAATAACCACCAATTTGTTCAGGGAAAAAGCTTTTTCGAGAACTTCTGAAAGATCTTCGCCTTCTTCGACCTTCAGGCCTGTTGCCCCGAAACTTTCTGCAAAACGGACAAAGTCAGGGTTTCCGTAGTCAAGGGCAAAGTCTTCAAAATGCAGCTTCTTCTGCTTCCACTTTATGAAGCCAAAGGCATTGTCGTTGAGTATGAGGACAACAAGAGGGACCCTGTAGCGGACTGCAGTTTCAAGCTCCTGGCAGTTCATCATGAAGCCTCCATCTCCGCAGACGGCAAGTACGCGGCGTTCGGGGTGAAGAAGTTTTGCAACAATCCCTGCCGAGAACCCTGCTCCCATTGTAGCAAGGGCATTGTCCAGCAGCACGGTATTGGGAGCATAGGCCTTGTAAAGTCGGGAGAACCATAGCTTGTATATCCCGTTATCAAGCGAAATGATATCTTCGCGCTCAAGCACCTTTCTTACGTTCTGTACAATCTCCTGAGGGAGGGGAGGATAACCTTTCCTGAAAGGAGAATTGATTTTTTCTTCGATGAAGGCCCTTGTGTTTTCAAAAAAAGGAAACTCTCTCTTTTCCGGAATTCTCGCAGCAATCTCCCGGATTGAGGAGGCAATGTCTCCTATTACTTCTACATCCGGATTAAAATACCTGTCAGGTATGGAGTCCACAAAGTCTATATTTATGATCTTCTTGTCCAGATACCTGTTCCAGAGGTAGGGAGGGTATTCTACGATATCGTAGCCCACGGTTATTATCAGGTCTGCCCCGTCAATTCCGCAGTTTACGTAATCTCTTGCGTGAATCCCGGTAGCAAAGAGGCTATAGAGGCAGTCATCAGGGACAACCCCTTTTCCCATCTGTGTATGCACAAGGTAGACGCCGGTTTTTCGGGAAAAATATTCGAGCTCTTCAGTGACCTCCTTCCGGTTAGCTCCGGAAGAGACGATTATAAGGGGGTTTTTAGCTTCGCGGATCATGTTTGCGGCCATTTCGACGGCTTCAGGGTCAGGAGAAGGAATTTTGATCTCGCTCCTTTTCTGCACAACTGCATCGGTTTCTTCACCAGCCACATCCTCAGGAAGCTCAAGGTGTACAGCTCCCGGCTTTTGGGCTTCCGCGTGTTTGAAGGCGTTTCGGATTACTGTGGGGATCATCCCCGGGTCGGAAATCGATACAGCTTTTTTGCAGAGCGGTTCCATCATCCCGACAACGTCTACAAGCTGGAAACGGGCCTGCCAGTTGTCCA
This genomic interval carries:
- a CDS encoding VTT domain-containing protein; this translates as MVPSTPLLLAGIIIFNPVELFILNMLGIMVSSTLVYYFSRYIGFDLYFEIRYEKYVKKIRNGFKDHGIPIIVAWSFFPLVPTDLIIYVGSTLRVNIFKCLLGVFVGEAILNASYILSARMILQL
- a CDS encoding CxxC-x17-CxxC domain-containing protein, which gives rise to MAFNDRNSFRGRDNNRGGFGGPREMHNAICSDCGAETQVPFKPDPDRPVYCRDCLPNHRKPRENRY
- a CDS encoding acetolactate synthase large subunit — protein: MKASDLFVAQLKEEGVEYIFGLPGEENLDLLESLRNSNIKLIITRHEQAAAFMAAAYGRLKGRAGVCFSTLGPGATNLVTGVAQAQLIGAPLISISGQKALVDNWQARFQLVDVVGMMEPLCKKAVSISDPGMIPTVIRNAFKHAEAQKPGAVHLELPEDVAGEETDAVVQKRSEIKIPSPDPEAVEMAANMIREAKNPLIIVSSGANRKEVTEELEYFSRKTGVYLVHTQMGKGVVPDDCLYSLFATGIHARDYVNCGIDGADLIITVGYDIVEYPPYLWNRYLDKKIINIDFVDSIPDRYFNPDVEVIGDIASSIREIAARIPEKREFPFFENTRAFIEEKINSPFRKGYPPLPQEIVQNVRKVLEREDIISLDNGIYKLWFSRLYKAYAPNTVLLDNALATMGAGFSAGIVAKLLHPERRVLAVCGDGGFMMNCQELETAVRYRVPLVVLILNDNAFGFIKWKQKKLHFEDFALDYGNPDFVRFAESFGATGLKVEEGEDLSEVLEKAFSLNKLVVIECPIDYSVNYETFSIELGNLVCKF
- the eif1A gene encoding translation initiation factor eIF-1A, giving the protein MRKRREGSAAPSTQEVTRVRTPRRENHEVLATVGSLLGSKRVNLQCMDGVVRMGRIPGSKNKKMWIREGDVVIVTPWEIQDTKADVIWKYTRPQIEWLERKGYLK
- a CDS encoding class I SAM-dependent methyltransferase, with translation MPKSYWETVPLKKIPSSLELYPVVYRYLQEGYKILDIGCGFGKISFELASKGYAVTGIDINSEAIRFSNIAATSLEHDQKKEGRADFKVGNASNLPFHDSSFDFAVMQAFLTTVPDPRARKRIIQEAFRVLKPGAFLYFVEFAQNWHLKPYRKRYLQDFPVTKEEGSFLALNPDTGDVEFIAHHFSEKELVFLLVDCGFEIDYFRVEKLKTMVGNVVNGFVVVAKKL
- a CDS encoding DMT family transporter, giving the protein MNYYYLLLLAIAFEVCGTTCMKLSEGFTKLLPSVLIFVFYAISFSLFTLALKGIDVSIAYAIWAGFGTALITIVGILWFREPATALKMISLIVVIAGVIGLHLSDRVT
- a CDS encoding YwbE family protein, with the translated sequence MKAEKKKSNEHQLSYQLIYIIANLPAVMNNGSIRANIKEGLKVGIVLKQDQRTGKITRGVVKRILTNSSTHPHGIKVQLANGQVGRVKEIY
- a CDS encoding serine hydrolase domain-containing protein, whose translation is MMRHWNYNNHSISSFTHSPGYSAIQPGRNAYIFTLGLILIFLTFSAASASPLNSAVASNTSDPTNSTELEAFMDGAVNSHLKADPVPGATVAVVKDGQIIFAKGYGYADIDKRQPVVGNQTLFRVGSVSKLFVWTAVMQLAEQGKLDLDADVNTYLKDFQIPATYSRPITLKNLMSHTSGFEDLAISGRFFVHNSTDIMPLGEYLEKGMPARVRPPGELTAYSNYGSALAAYIVEQVSGMPFDRYVEENILLPLDMNNTTFDQPLPAILASNMSNGYVYSNNAYTAKPFEYVQVWPAGSMSSTSEDMAKFMIAHLQNGRYGDKRILQEATAQQMHSRLFTNAPGVNGVTYGFLEINPENPRVIGHGGDTILFHTRLALIPESQLGLFVSLNGEDGESAANELLQAFLDHYYPMSPTPVPEPIPGFEKNVSLFAGNYRPTRSAYTNFEKLTSISQRIRISPGPNSTLIISQLTGGSKEWVEVKQLTFSPADGLPSREGLVFGKDSQGHIKYLFIKLDPTATYEKVPWHDDLSINLFLLGSCILLFLSTLIWPISLIIKCSPSKPKKPSSTARLFAGGASMINLLFLTGLTFLFRDKTANVEFIYSVSTFLILLLAIALIAAILALGSAVFAALAWKDSYWSYPERIHYSLVVLALLTFVWWLNNWNLLGFKF
- the eif1A gene encoding translation initiation factor eIF-1A; this translates as MRKRQSGSNKSVSPGNNQEVTRVRTPRKDKNEVLATVASLLGSKRVTLQCMDGVVRMGRIPGSKKKKMWVREGDVVIVNPWEIQDSKADVIWKYTKPQVDWLERKGYLN
- a CDS encoding CxxC-x17-CxxC domain-containing protein: MGFNDRGNYRGRDSGRGGRDGNRGGFRGGNSGPREMHKVVCSDCGVETEVPFKPTEGRPVYCRDCLPNHRKF